Within Phycisphaerales bacterium, the genomic segment TACGGTCCGAAACCGCCGGCAAGGTTGCACGTCCAGTTGGCTGCGCTACCGGCCTTGATCGCCGCGATGAAGGGCGAAATGTCCGCGAAGTTGACGAGCGTGTCACCGTTGGCGTCACCCGGGCACGTCGTGGGTTCGACGATCTCGGCCCCGTGGGCGACATCCAGGCCGAGGAAGCTCGCGGTCGGGCCATTGTAGTAATCCACGGAGCTGTCGTCCGTCAGTGCGGCAATGTCACTCGCATTGATCACGCTGTTACCGTCGACGTCGAGTACCAGCGTGTCGATGTCGCCGCCGAACTGGCTCAGGTAAAGCAGCCCGTCGGGGCCGAGCGCGATTTCGCGCGCGGTGTCGAGACTGTTCGCGAGAGAAAGCTGGCGCAGCAGCGTCCAGTTACTGGGATCGAAGACCATCAACGTGTTGTAGCGGACGCCGCCGGTGAAGGTGGAATGCACGCCAAACACGAAGGGGGCGATGCTCGGATTGTAAGCCAGCGACATGACCTGGCTGCCAGCCGTCACGGGCACCAGCACATCGACGCGCTCAACCTGGTTGAACGTGCCATTGACGGTATCGAAGTCCACCGTGCTCAGAGTGACGAGGCCCGGGATGAACTGCGTGGTCAAGGTCAGGATCGTGCTGTCATTCAACCAGGCGGTGCCCTGTGTGAGCCCGGCGTTTGCAAAGGTTGCGCTGTGGGTCCAGGCGTTCGTGATCGCGGCACCGCTGCCGGTTCCTGGCGTTCCTGCGTGGTAGGCCAGCACGTGGACGGCCGTCGTATCGTAACCCCAGGTCGCGATGTACTGGTTGTTCGGGCTGACGCTCAGACCGGCGATGCGGGTCAATGCGCCTTCCATACCGTCCCAGTTGTAAAGCACCTGGCTGGCGTTGCTACCGTTGGTGGCATAGCTGTAAAGCTGGCCACCACCGGCCGTCGTGCCGAAATTCAGCGCCAACAGGTTGCCCTGGCCGTTCTGCCGAATGCCGTCGGTGCTGTCGAACGCGACCGACTGCACGAAGCGCTGGCTCGGCCAGCGGGCGATGCGGGCACCGTCGCGGATGTGCTCGAGCGTGGTCAGCGCGTTGCTGAAGTTCAGTCCGAGCGCGATGTCCCCGCGCGTCACCGGCAGCGGGCAGACCTGATCGAGGCAGGAGGTGCCACCACCGAGATAGTCGCCGGCACAGTCGGCTGGCGTGGTGACGGTGCAGGCGCCGGCCACGCAGCAAGCGCCAACGCACGGGTTATTCGCGCAACTGGTCCCCTCGCCGACGAAGATTCCGCCGGCCGTCGCACAGGTCGTATCGTTGTAGCCAATTTCACACGTGGCGCCGAAGCAGCAGGCGCCCGTCGGCGGGCCGCAATCGTCTTCGGTGTCGATATCCGCAAGCGAGCGCAGCAGCAACTGGTAGCCGCCGACACCGGAGGCACTGAACTGGCTGACAATACCGGTCACCGTCACGGCCTCCGTGGGAATCGCCGTTCCGACGAGGTCCTGGTCCGGCCGGCTGATGCGTGCAATCGCTTCGCCGGTTGCGTCCGTGACCGGGTAGTTCACACCCGAAGCGAAGTTGCCCGCGGAAGTGAAGGTGACACACTCGATGGTTACGATTCGCGACTCGTAGCTCTCGGCCGTCGCGCTGCCATCCATCAATTCACCGGCCGTAATCACGATCGGGGCCGGAACGCCGACGAACCCATGGTCCACTACCACCTTCAGCGAACCGGCCAGCAGCCGGCCGTCCAGTTCGAACAGACCGTTGAACTCGTTGGTCAGGCCGACGATGTCGATGCGGTGTCCCACACCCGAAGCCGCGAGGAGTTCGGCGATGTTGCTGGTGTCGCCAAAGACGTTGGCCGCGCTCGTGTCGTCCTGGATCCACATGCTCGAGGAATTGACACTGGCGGTTTGATCAAAGTCGGAGGTGACGATCGCATTGCAGATCCGGACGGCCGAGCCGATCGGGAGAGCCCGTGCCTCGGCAATCGTCGTGCAGGCGGTAATGCAGGGATACGGATCGCAGCTCGTGCCGTTGCCCTGGTACACCCCACTGGCAGACAGGCAGTCGGCCTCGGTGCGAATCTCGCAGATGATGCCGCTGAGGCAGCAGGCGCCATCGGCGGCGCCGCAGGGATTGCCGTCACAGTTCGTGCCGGTGCCCTGGTAGAGGCCGCCCCCGAGCACGCAATCGAGTTCGGTCGCGATCGTGCAGTTCGTACCGTTGCAGCAGGCCCCGCCGAACAACGGCACACACGGCTCAAGGGTGCAGTTTGTACCATCACCGAGGTACGAACCACCGCTGCCCGTGCAATCCGCTTCTGTCGCGAGGGTGCAAGTGATGCCATTGCAGCAGGCCCCGGTCACCGGTGCGCCGCACAGATTCAAGGGCGACGCGGTGTTGCGCGGGTTCGGTGCCCCGGTCTCGAAGTCCGTGGCGTTGCTGTCCGTGTCCTGGCAGCCGTTCAGCAGCCGGAGCGCTGCCAGCGTGTTCGTGAGAGCCGGTGTGGCGCCTGCGCCCTCAAAGCAGTTTGCGGTTCCGAATCCGACGAAGTCGGCAATCGTGGCACTGGGCCACGGGCAAGTGCCGGTGAGCGCCACCGTTGTGGTCACAAGTGCAACCTTGCCGTTGGCGGCTGCCATCGCGATGGTGCCCACCGCATCGGGCGTCGGCAGGTCTACGGTTCCGCCCGTGCCCTGCGCCTGCTGCACCAGGTAGTACTGCCCGGGCTGAATCGTGCCGGCGAGCGGTGTGATCGCCCAGGTTGAGCCCGCCGAGGAAGCGTATTGCACCGACCAGCCATCGACCGAGACGGCCGACGCGCCGGCGTTGAACAACTCGACGAAGTCGTTCTTGTAGGTGGCTCCCGCGTTGCCCCCGCCCCCGTAGACCTGGCTGATGACGATGTTGGCCGACGCTGCACTGACGAGTGCTAGCGCCACCCATGTGGCTAGTCCGATGCGACAACACTGCTTCATCTTGGCTTTCCTCCTGCGTGCCTCACTTGGGGACACTGTGCGAAACGATTCACGCGTGCGAAGCCGCCTTCAGGGTGCGGCACGAATCACATGGCCCCCGCGCGATCCCCGGCTGCCCATTTGACCGCCACTCGCGGCCAAGTGGGGAGTGCGCTGGTGGCCGCGTTGCGGAACCGGCGCAAACTGGACAACAGGGATCGCTCCTTCTCCACCAACCGCCGGACAGTAGAACCGAGAATTGTGAAGATTGCGCAAGGCCCGGTGTGAAAATTGCGCAGGGTCTGATAAGAACGCTGGCGAACCGCTCACGGTTGCGTCGGTTTCGGCGGAATCGTATCGCGACCGGCAGCGATCCACTCTGCCGCCTTGTCCAGGGGTACCACGGCCTGCCCGACGGCGTGCGCTGCAGGTAAGTTCTCCAGAGTGTGGGCTTCGGCCGACGTGAATGGGCCGATCGCCGTGCGAGTCAGCGTCTCGAGGCAGCCGCCCGTACCGAGCGCGCTCCCCAAGTCACGAATCAACGCCCGTATGTAGGTACCACGCCCGCACGCGACGGTAAAGTCGACCCGTGGCCACTCATACTCGTGCAAGGTGATCCAGTGGATGAGGACGATCCGTGGCGGCAGTTCCGGTGCTATGCCGCGCCGCGCCAGGGCGTACGCCGGCCGGCCGCCGACCTTAAGCGCACTAATGACTGGAGGCACCTGCTCAATTAGTCCCACCAGGTTTGAAAGAGCGGCTGCAACGTCCGCGGTGGTGGGGGGGGAGCAGGGCACCGGTGTAAGTTCCCCCTCGGAGTCGAAGCTCAAACTCGTGACGTCGAGCCGCGCGGTTGCGTGATAGACCTTCGGCAGATCCATCACCCTTTCAACCAACTTGGTTCCCCTGCCGAGGCAGATGAGCAGCACGCCGTCCGCGTGCGGGTCGAGCGTGCCGGTGTGGCCGCTCTTGCGCTGGCCCAGAATCCGGCGTACACGATCGAGGGTGCGGGCACTCGTCAACCCAAGCGGCTTGAAGACGTTGACGACGCCATCCACCGGCGTGCTCCCAAGTCGGACGGACGGAATCGGGCCGCTCTCAGCGTGCCGCGCGTGCTTCCTGGGGGACTGTGAGCGTGTCACCCTCGCGGATGCCGAGGCGTTCGAAAGTGCCCTGCTTCACCTCCAGCGCAAAGAGGGCCGGCTCAACCGAGCTGAAGTTTTGCAGCGTGAGCGGGGGCATCTGCCAGATCTTCACGATGCGTCCGTTGGCGCGGGCAAAAGCGATATCGAGTGGGGCGATAGTGTTCCGCATCCAGAAACCCAGCACGCGCTCGTTCGAGAAGACGAAGAGCATCCCCTGGTCGTCCTCAATCTCCTCCGTCGGCACGTACATCAATCCTTCCTGGATGATGCCGGGTCGCTGGCGGTCGCCGTCACGGGCGAGCCAGGCCCGAAAGGTGTGCTCGCCGATCTGCACGCTGGTGGTGGGCAGGGAGTCGAGCGGATATACCCGGCGGTCATCGCTCACGCGGCGGGGGGCCGTGGGAGCGGCCGGTTCGTCGTCATCGGGCTGCTGTGTGCCGTTGTCGTTCTGAGGGGGTGTTGGGCCGACACATCCGGCCAGGAGGAGTAGCAGTACGCCGGCCAGGGCTGCGGCTGCCGACCGAGGGCGACGGGGAAGTTTCATTGGCACTCCAGGTGCGCCATAGAGAAGTATATAGGCAATAGTAGATTAAGCTTAGCCCGAATTAGGCGTTGCTGCCAAGACGTCCTGTGCGGCTACGGGAAGAACGCCAAGCGGATGCCGAAGACGCCGAGCGTGAGATGGAACAGGAAGCGCAGCCAGTCGACCGGCATTCGGTGCGTCAACCCGGCGCCCAACCATCCGCCAAGAATCGCACCGGGCGCGAGCACGGCTGCGATCCCCAGTCCCAGGCGGGGATCGATGCGCTCGGTTTCGGGCAGGCGTGTCATGGAGTAGGCCAGCAGGACTGAGGTCACGATGGAGATGAAGACGATCATCACGGACGAGGTCGCGATGGCGTTGCGGATGCGAATGCCGAGCAGTTGCCGCTGCGCCGGCACTGCCCAGACGCCACCACCCACGGCGAGCAGTCCCGCGATGAAGCCGGCCGGCAGGCCGATCGTCACACCGATACGCACCCAGCGTTTGGGCATGGGGCAACTTTTTTGCACATGCCGCTCGCTCGGGTGGGCGCGCCACTGCTGATATAGATTGGTCCCTGCGACCAGGAACAGAAAACCACCGAAGATTTGCCGGAGTGTGGCCGTGTGCGGGCCGACAAATTGCATGGAGAGTATGACACCCAGCACAATGCCGCCAAAGGCGAAGGGGATTATGCCGCGGAGCAAGCCGACGATCACAGCCCGTTCGCGCAGGTGCCGCAGAGCCGCGATGATCGAAAGGGCGACCGACGCGGTGATCGCTGCGAGGCGGTAGACGTGGAATGAGTTTACCCCGTAGCGCTCGCCCAGAAAGAGCACAAGGGCGGGGATCATGAGGATGCCGCCCCCCACACCCATCAGGCCCCCGATGATGCCGGCGGCCCAACCGAGCAGCAGTAGCTCGATGACGTCCCACAAGCCAAAGGGCATCAGTGCAGGTCCACCCCGAGCAGTTCACGACCGACGGCCTGAACACGTTCCGGCGTCCCAGCATAGCACCAGGTTCGGCTGACATCCCGCACCTGGAACAGGTTCGCGGTGCGGGCCGCGGGGGAGTGGTACTCCATTTCGCCAAAGCTCTCCGGCCCGTTGGCATCGTTGTAGAACTGCAATGCGATATCACGCCGCGTCGGCTGATGTGCCGGGTAGTCGGCGTGCGTGGCACCGGCGAAGCTGACCGCCTGCCGCACGATGAGCGTCGCCACACCGGCGCTTGTGATGCGGTAATATCCCATCGTGCCGCCCGTATCGACACTGCGTAGCCCCAGTTTCTGCTTTTCGGTGCCCGTGACAGGAAACTCGACGTGGCCCGGCATTACGGTGCAGTGGCGGGCAACGTTCGTCTGGAAGTAATCCACCAATTCCGGTGGGCGGCGGACGGGGATGAAGATCCGCCCGCCGGTCGGGACCTGCATGAGCTGCCAAAGGCCGTATTGGGCATCGTCCCGATCAGGAGTGACGATCCGCAGATCGGACGACAGGACATACCCAACATAACTGACACCTTCAGTGGCGACAGGCGGCGGCGCAAGACTGATCGTCCGCGCGGTCGTGAAACGGAACGGAGCGCCGTGCAGCAGGTTTGTTACTTCCCCCTCGGCGGCGAGGATGACCGCGCTGTCAGACTGGCGGGTACAGACATAGTTGCCGGGGTCGACCGCGGCGGGCACGAAGTAGTTCTCGTGCGATGGGGCCTGCGCATTGCGGAAATGCAGTTCCAGTTCCGGTGAGAGCCAGCAGCGGTCGCCGCCCAGGTTCCATTCACCGGCTGCCAGGAAGGCGCGGGCGGATTCGGAACTGCGCAGTGCAGCCGAGACCCAGAGGAGGTTTTCCTGCGTGTCGCGCAGGAAGATCCCCAGCACCCGCGCGCCACGGCAGGTGACCAGAAGACCACCGGAATCACCATCAAGCGGGATGGGATCGAGCCCGGCGGCGGCAGCCGTGCGGAGAAGTTCGCTGTTACGCGCGTGCATCACTGCCTCCTGTGTGCCAGTCGGCATCGTAGCGCGACGGGCGCCGCACTGCAAATCTGACGTGCGACGAAGCCAAGGCGCGCCTATCATGTGGACCACAGGTGGTCGGGCTGCACGCCAACCGCCGCTGCTCAGTCGATGACACGAACCGCCGGAGTATTCTGCTTGTCTGTGATTACCACGTCTGCGGCCCGTCGCCGCCACGCTACGCGTGTGGTTGTGCCCGTGGTGTTGATGTTGCTCGGGACGGCAAGTGCCGCAGTCTGGTGGCAGTCGCAGCGGCTCCCGAAGCGTTTCGACACCGTCATCACCGGACAACTCTACCGCAGTGGTGTGGTCACCCCCAGCCAACTCGAGCGGGTTCACCGCATGTATGGCGTGCGCCGTGTCATTTCGTTGCTCGACCCCAGCGCTCCGACCAGTGTGGCGGAGCACGCCGCGGCGGTGCGGCTCGGTCTGGAGTGGCACAACATCCCGATGCGCGGCAACGGCGCCAGCACCCCCGAGGCGCGCGATGAACTGCGCGCGTTGTTGCTGGTGGGGGAGGCCCCGCCGACGCTTGTGCACTGTGCGGCCGGTGTGAACCGCACCGGGCTTGCGGTCGGGATGTACCGGCTGCATGTCCAGGGGTGGACGCTTGACGAAGTCATGGCGGAACTCCGCAACACCGC encodes:
- a CDS encoding DUF192 domain-containing protein, with translation MKLPRRPRSAAAALAGVLLLLLAGCVGPTPPQNDNGTQQPDDDEPAAPTAPRRVSDDRRVYPLDSLPTTSVQIGEHTFRAWLARDGDRQRPGIIQEGLMYVPTEEIEDDQGMLFVFSNERVLGFWMRNTIAPLDIAFARANGRIVKIWQMPPLTLQNFSSVEPALFALEVKQGTFERLGIREGDTLTVPQEARAAR
- a CDS encoding lamin tail domain-containing protein; translated protein: MKQCCRIGLATWVALALVSAASANIVISQVYGGGGNAGATYKNDFVELFNAGASAVSVDGWSVQYASSAGSTWAITPLAGTIQPGQYYLVQQAQGTGGTVDLPTPDAVGTIAMAAANGKVALVTTTVALTGTCPWPSATIADFVGFGTANCFEGAGATPALTNTLAALRLLNGCQDTDSNATDFETGAPNPRNTASPLNLCGAPVTGACCNGITCTLATEADCTGSGGSYLGDGTNCTLEPCVPLFGGACCNGTNCTIATELDCVLGGGLYQGTGTNCDGNPCGAADGACCLSGIICEIRTEADCLSASGVYQGNGTSCDPYPCITACTTIAEARALPIGSAVRICNAIVTSDFDQTASVNSSSMWIQDDTSAANVFGDTSNIAELLAASGVGHRIDIVGLTNEFNGLFELDGRLLAGSLKVVVDHGFVGVPAPIVITAGELMDGSATAESYESRIVTIECVTFTSAGNFASGVNYPVTDATGEAIARISRPDQDLVGTAIPTEAVTVTGIVSQFSASGVGGYQLLLRSLADIDTEDDCGPPTGACCFGATCEIGYNDTTCATAGGIFVGEGTSCANNPCVGACCVAGACTVTTPADCAGDYLGGGTSCLDQVCPLPVTRGDIALGLNFSNALTTLEHIRDGARIARWPSQRFVQSVAFDSTDGIRQNGQGNLLALNFGTTAGGGQLYSYATNGSNASQVLYNWDGMEGALTRIAGLSVSPNNQYIATWGYDTTAVHVLAYHAGTPGTGSGAAITNAWTHSATFANAGLTQGTAWLNDSTILTLTTQFIPGLVTLSTVDFDTVNGTFNQVERVDVLVPVTAGSQVMSLAYNPSIAPFVFGVHSTFTGGVRYNTLMVFDPSNWTLLRQLSLANSLDTAREIALGPDGLLYLSQFGGDIDTLVLDVDGNSVINASDIAALTDDSSVDYYNGPTASFLGLDVAHGAEIVEPTTCPGDANGDTLVNFADISPFIAAIKAGSAANWTCNLAGGFGPYLNSDANGDGVVNFADISPFIALLKAPPAPCVSTCP
- the truB gene encoding tRNA pseudouridine(55) synthase TruB, whose protein sequence is MDGVVNVFKPLGLTSARTLDRVRRILGQRKSGHTGTLDPHADGVLLICLGRGTKLVERVMDLPKVYHATARLDVTSLSFDSEGELTPVPCSPPTTADVAAALSNLVGLIEQVPPVISALKVGGRPAYALARRGIAPELPPRIVLIHWITLHEYEWPRVDFTVACGRGTYIRALIRDLGSALGTGGCLETLTRTAIGPFTSAEAHTLENLPAAHAVGQAVVPLDKAAEWIAAGRDTIPPKPTQP
- a CDS encoding sulfite exporter TauE/SafE family protein, whose amino-acid sequence is MPFGLWDVIELLLLGWAAGIIGGLMGVGGGILMIPALVLFLGERYGVNSFHVYRLAAITASVALSIIAALRHLRERAVIVGLLRGIIPFAFGGIVLGVILSMQFVGPHTATLRQIFGGFLFLVAGTNLYQQWRAHPSERHVQKSCPMPKRWVRIGVTIGLPAGFIAGLLAVGGGVWAVPAQRQLLGIRIRNAIATSSVMIVFISIVTSVLLAYSMTRLPETERIDPRLGLGIAAVLAPGAILGGWLGAGLTHRMPVDWLRFLFHLTLGVFGIRLAFFP
- a CDS encoding tyrosine-protein phosphatase, with protein sequence MSVITTSAARRRHATRVVVPVVLMLLGTASAAVWWQSQRLPKRFDTVITGQLYRSGVVTPSQLERVHRMYGVRRVISLLDPSAPTSVAEHAAAVRLGLEWHNIPMRGNGASTPEARDELRALLLVGEAPPTLVHCAAGVNRTGLAVGMYRLHVQGWTLDEVMAELRNTAFEDLPKHENLRQALASEAALAAAQRADTPEHVSGEAAPVNSPGR